In the genome of Myxococcus stipitatus, one region contains:
- a CDS encoding RNA methyltransferase, with amino-acid sequence MTPRAEEQVYVSTLPGLEIALEAECSALGLRPRLVEGGVELSGPAGLHQEANLRLRTASRVLLRLGTFRAGDEGSLIRGLRALDVSRVWDGRTPPRMAVSLKRTGVPGPDVVLESAAKAWGLSSLEEAGAGALEEEGGAGLVMLVRVEGDAFTVSVDTSGEPLHRRGYRQEVSRAPLRETLAAGLLMLAGYDGTQPLVDPMCGSGTFLVEGAWMSLRRAPGLLHGFAFESFPGFDASAWASRKARAEAEALTELRAPVYGFDINAGSLGTARRNARRAGLTLALERKDVRTLTPPPGGPGLLVANPPYGKRLGEGEDLPGLYRALGATIRERFVGWRAALLVPEEAPLLKALALPGARSLPVRNGGLRCRLLLVG; translated from the coding sequence ATGACTCCTCGCGCTGAAGAACAGGTCTACGTCTCCACCCTCCCTGGACTGGAGATCGCGCTGGAGGCGGAGTGCTCCGCGCTGGGCCTCCGGCCCCGGTTGGTGGAGGGGGGCGTGGAGCTCTCGGGCCCCGCCGGGCTGCACCAGGAGGCGAACCTCCGGCTCCGCACCGCCAGCCGCGTGCTGCTGCGACTGGGGACGTTCCGCGCGGGAGATGAGGGGTCGCTGATTCGCGGCCTGCGCGCGCTGGACGTGTCGCGTGTCTGGGATGGACGCACGCCTCCGAGGATGGCCGTGAGCCTGAAGCGCACGGGCGTGCCGGGGCCGGACGTCGTGCTGGAGTCGGCGGCGAAGGCGTGGGGCCTGTCCTCGCTGGAGGAGGCCGGAGCGGGAGCGCTCGAGGAAGAGGGCGGCGCCGGGCTCGTGATGCTGGTCCGCGTGGAGGGAGATGCGTTCACGGTGAGCGTGGACACGAGCGGCGAGCCGCTGCACCGGCGCGGCTATCGGCAGGAGGTCAGCCGTGCACCGCTGCGCGAGACACTCGCCGCGGGCCTCCTGATGCTGGCGGGGTACGACGGCACGCAGCCGCTGGTGGACCCGATGTGCGGCTCCGGCACCTTCCTGGTGGAGGGGGCATGGATGTCCCTGCGGCGCGCGCCAGGGTTGCTGCATGGCTTCGCGTTCGAGTCCTTCCCTGGCTTCGACGCGAGCGCCTGGGCCTCGCGCAAGGCTCGCGCGGAAGCGGAGGCGCTGACGGAGCTTCGTGCTCCGGTGTATGGCTTTGACATCAACGCGGGCTCGCTGGGGACGGCGCGGCGCAATGCCCGGCGCGCGGGGCTGACGCTGGCGCTGGAGCGCAAGGACGTGCGCACCCTGACGCCCCCGCCAGGAGGCCCGGGCTTGCTCGTGGCGAATCCTCCGTACGGCAAGCGCCTGGGTGAGGGTGAGGACCTGCCGGGGCTCTACCGGGCGCTCGGCGCGACGATTCGCGAGCGCTTCGTGGGCTGGCGCGCGGCCCTGCTCGTCCCCGAGGAGGCACCGCTGCTCAAGGCGCTGGCGCTTCCCGGAGCGCGAAGCCTGCCGGTGCGCAATGGCGGGCTGCGTTGCAGGCTGCTGCTGGTGGGTTGA
- a CDS encoding sensor histidine kinase, whose amino-acid sequence MPPDASASPHDYWLLDGLPTPAAVLRGDEVRIANAAMVALLGVSAEELKATPVSALMERFAPVERRWVEAVHEAISHERPRPERPLWLRLRAADGRERTMTATFAPGATPLETVILLHDAAGEDTAHRLIAALAAAASDMLHASTEQEVLESAVEAVHRQGFYAAILLVEGDVFRHGPMRQEPAVVALAERTYGAPISEVRIPLTLLPHLAEVLTRRKAAFHQDALRVAHRVHAPEVFEDIQRTYPSGIRALDAPIFVGGQPFGLLSAQGLDLPPAAASTLELFAQMVGGMLENVRHHRTASERLAELSRLQEELVAHERLTVLGEAAGVVAHEVRNPLGAILNAVAVLRREPHLGPTGHAAVGMMEEEAVRLEDIVRDLLDVVRPLEPRPRPVHLGELVRRALGQLHGPPDAPTLRFVVDEAPDTPELLGDETLLQLAATHLVRNAVQASPPGGRVRLCVEPAPDGVRLVVEDEGPGIPDVDPRRVFEPFFLTRANGRGLGLAIVKRVVLAHGGQVRASARPKRGACFEVVLPLSPPPTRTSPA is encoded by the coding sequence GTGCCTCCCGACGCCTCCGCCTCGCCCCACGACTACTGGCTGCTTGACGGGCTGCCCACCCCCGCGGCGGTCCTCCGGGGCGACGAGGTGCGGATCGCCAACGCGGCCATGGTGGCCCTGCTGGGCGTCTCCGCCGAGGAGCTGAAGGCCACCCCGGTCAGCGCGCTCATGGAGCGCTTCGCCCCGGTGGAGCGCCGCTGGGTGGAGGCCGTCCACGAGGCCATCTCCCACGAGCGTCCCCGTCCGGAGCGCCCCCTGTGGCTGCGCCTGCGCGCCGCGGACGGGCGCGAGCGCACGATGACGGCGACCTTCGCGCCCGGCGCCACGCCCCTGGAGACGGTGATTCTCCTGCACGACGCCGCGGGCGAGGACACCGCGCACCGCCTCATCGCGGCGCTGGCCGCCGCCGCGTCGGACATGCTGCACGCGAGCACCGAGCAGGAGGTCCTGGAGTCCGCGGTGGAGGCCGTCCACCGGCAGGGCTTCTATGCGGCCATCCTCCTGGTCGAAGGCGATGTGTTCCGGCACGGGCCCATGCGCCAGGAGCCCGCAGTCGTCGCGCTCGCCGAGCGGACGTACGGCGCGCCGATTTCAGAGGTCCGCATCCCGCTCACCTTGCTGCCCCACCTGGCGGAGGTGCTCACGCGGCGCAAGGCGGCCTTCCATCAGGATGCGCTCCGCGTCGCCCATCGCGTCCACGCGCCCGAGGTCTTCGAGGACATCCAGCGCACCTACCCCTCCGGCATCCGCGCGCTCGACGCGCCCATCTTCGTGGGGGGCCAGCCCTTCGGGCTGCTCTCCGCGCAGGGGCTGGACCTCCCCCCCGCCGCCGCGAGCACGCTGGAGCTCTTCGCGCAGATGGTGGGCGGCATGCTGGAGAACGTGAGGCACCACCGCACGGCCTCGGAGCGACTGGCCGAGCTGTCCCGGCTCCAGGAGGAGCTCGTCGCGCATGAGCGCCTGACGGTGCTGGGCGAGGCCGCGGGCGTGGTGGCCCACGAGGTGCGCAATCCCCTGGGCGCCATCCTCAACGCGGTGGCGGTGCTGCGACGCGAGCCGCACCTGGGCCCCACCGGGCATGCCGCGGTGGGGATGATGGAGGAGGAGGCCGTCCGGCTGGAGGACATCGTCCGGGACCTGCTGGACGTGGTGCGGCCACTGGAGCCGCGGCCCCGCCCGGTGCACCTGGGAGAGCTGGTTCGCCGCGCGCTCGGCCAGCTCCATGGGCCGCCGGATGCGCCCACGCTGCGCTTCGTGGTGGACGAGGCGCCGGACACACCCGAGCTGCTCGGCGACGAGACGCTGCTCCAGCTCGCCGCCACGCACCTGGTGCGCAACGCGGTGCAAGCCTCACCTCCGGGCGGGCGCGTGCGGCTGTGCGTGGAGCCGGCGCCGGACGGCGTGCGGCTGGTCGTGGAGGACGAGGGCCCGGGCATTCCCGACGTGGACCCTCGCCGCGTCTTCGAGCCCTTCTTCCTCACGCGCGCCAATGGCCGGGGCCTGGGGCTGGCCATCGTCAAGCGCGTGGTGCTGGCCCACGGCGGGCAGGTGCGCGCGAGCGCCCGGCCCAAGCGCGGCGCCTGCTTCGAGGTGGTGCTCCCGCTCTCGCCTCCGCCTACCCGTACGTCTCCCGCCTGA
- a CDS encoding lysophospholipid acyltransferase family protein, protein MLRILFSLMARLPEGPRRHVVRTLMDSVWDVLAEEQVEGRSFLLDEPCLYICNHLSNADGFTLHRAFRPRKLYFMAGVKLQSTVMTRLASETMDTIAIKPNSPDIEAMRRAVETLKGGDSVLIFPEGARSRTGELQQAKKGVSLIAKRAGVPVVPIALMGTEKLMPIDDGDMGGERLYRANVRIRIGPSFRVEDLEPEIAGAEDPRQALVDAMMRRVARLLTPEYQGFYAEAPPRVPLTLLPDPPAVPSP, encoded by the coding sequence GTGCTTCGGATTCTCTTTTCCCTGATGGCCCGGCTGCCGGAAGGTCCCCGGCGCCACGTGGTGCGCACGCTGATGGACAGCGTGTGGGATGTGCTGGCGGAGGAGCAGGTGGAGGGCCGGAGCTTCCTGCTGGACGAGCCCTGCCTCTACATCTGCAACCACCTGTCCAACGCGGATGGCTTCACGCTCCATCGCGCCTTCCGTCCTCGCAAGCTGTACTTCATGGCGGGCGTGAAGCTGCAGAGCACGGTGATGACGCGGCTGGCGTCGGAGACGATGGACACCATCGCCATCAAGCCCAACTCACCGGACATCGAGGCCATGCGCCGCGCGGTGGAGACGCTCAAGGGCGGTGACTCGGTGCTCATCTTCCCCGAGGGCGCGCGCAGCCGGACGGGCGAATTGCAGCAGGCCAAGAAGGGCGTGTCGCTCATCGCGAAGCGCGCGGGGGTGCCGGTGGTGCCCATCGCGCTGATGGGGACGGAGAAGCTGATGCCCATCGACGACGGGGACATGGGCGGGGAGCGGCTGTACCGCGCGAACGTCCGCATCCGCATCGGCCCCTCGTTCCGCGTGGAGGACCTGGAGCCGGAGATCGCCGGCGCCGAGGACCCGAGACAGGCGCTGGTGGACGCGATGATGCGCCGGGTGGCGAGGCTCTTGACGCCCGAGTATCAGGGCTTCTACGCGGAAGCCCCGCCGCGCGTCCCGCTCACGCTGCTGCCCGACCCGCCGGCCGTGCCGTCGCCGTGA
- a CDS encoding oxidoreductase, which produces MSAEAAPSRSRKPVEYEVTVDRVRMDTHDTATLFLDFGDTPPDYKAGQFINIDPHQFPALGRLSAFLQEQKGRKEPQRSYSMASAPHERHVAITVKDEEFIPGLTRYPPLLSPLLVHGRLTGARIKVLGFMGPYVLPDDVEQRTGHIVHLVAGSGAVPNFAILKDALHRNLKPRHTFLMSNKTWNDVLYREELEALERQHPDRVRLVHTLTRELDESRFSASVRKGRIHQALLEELIPDRDTCLVYACGPAITPWDRRKALETRTPATPRFMETVLGHLHALGIEDKRIRRETYG; this is translated from the coding sequence ATGAGCGCCGAAGCCGCCCCCTCGCGCAGCAGGAAGCCCGTGGAGTACGAGGTCACCGTCGACCGTGTGCGGATGGACACACACGACACCGCCACCCTCTTCCTCGACTTTGGAGACACCCCGCCGGACTACAAGGCCGGGCAGTTCATCAACATCGACCCCCACCAGTTCCCCGCGCTCGGGCGGCTGTCGGCCTTCCTCCAGGAACAGAAGGGCCGCAAGGAGCCGCAGCGCTCGTACTCGATGGCCTCCGCGCCCCACGAGCGGCACGTGGCCATCACCGTGAAGGACGAGGAGTTCATCCCCGGCCTCACCCGCTACCCGCCGCTCCTGTCGCCCCTCCTCGTCCACGGCCGGCTCACCGGCGCGCGCATCAAGGTGCTGGGCTTCATGGGGCCGTATGTCCTGCCCGACGACGTGGAGCAGCGCACCGGGCACATCGTCCACCTGGTGGCGGGCTCGGGCGCGGTGCCCAACTTCGCCATCCTCAAGGACGCGCTGCACCGGAACCTGAAGCCGCGGCACACGTTCCTCATGTCCAACAAGACCTGGAACGACGTGCTCTACCGCGAGGAGCTCGAGGCCCTGGAGCGCCAGCACCCGGACCGCGTCCGCCTGGTGCACACGCTCACCCGGGAGCTGGACGAGTCGCGCTTCAGCGCGTCGGTGCGCAAGGGGCGCATCCACCAGGCGCTCCTGGAGGAGCTCATCCCGGACCGGGACACCTGCCTCGTCTACGCGTGCGGCCCCGCGATTACGCCGTGGGACCGGCGCAAGGCGCTGGAGACACGCACGCCCGCGACGCCGCGCTTCATGGAGACGGTGCTGGGACACCTGCACGCCCTCGGCATCGAGGACAAGCGCATCAGGCGGGAGACGTACGGGTAG